One genomic region from Gammaproteobacteria bacterium encodes:
- a CDS encoding nitrate- and nitrite sensing domain-containing protein yields the protein MTASLLFTLIFFGCIIFLWRQRQQVVYLETIIRGMSHVELARNLLEHLPQHRGMANALLNGDKSFQEKACTMQSTIDRDLEALKTAISSNAGQSVINTHQTQLETGWKSLKSDLKGLSAASSFERHTALITQVIYLISDIADEMRITAYPDETMRPIVHANLMVLPTMVEISGQARGIGAGVAAKGKITTALRIKIKFLHEHLNTALLDAHRTIETSLNRVKDKLHFDLSSLQASRTATQRLLDTIKDQLLKEEAISISASDYFAIGSAAFDNNLRLFDQLTQALKKDLQQRAPSLKSAHLRSIFFCAGLMAASSATGWWLLS from the coding sequence ATGACAGCCTCATTATTGTTCACATTAATTTTCTTCGGTTGCATCATCTTTCTCTGGCGCCAACGCCAACAGGTCGTCTATTTGGAAACTATTATCCGAGGGATGAGCCATGTCGAACTCGCCCGCAATCTACTGGAACATCTGCCGCAACATCGCGGCATGGCCAATGCGCTGCTGAATGGCGATAAAAGCTTCCAGGAAAAAGCCTGTACGATGCAATCCACCATTGATCGTGACCTGGAAGCGCTTAAAACCGCCATCAGCAGCAATGCCGGACAATCAGTCATCAATACTCATCAGACGCAACTGGAAACAGGCTGGAAAAGCCTGAAAAGTGATCTCAAGGGATTAAGCGCTGCCAGTAGCTTTGAGCGCCATACCGCCTTGATAACACAGGTAATCTATCTCATCAGTGATATCGCCGATGAAATGAGAATCACGGCCTACCCGGATGAAACCATGCGCCCTATCGTGCATGCCAATTTAATGGTTTTGCCAACCATGGTCGAAATTTCCGGCCAGGCGCGAGGCATTGGCGCTGGCGTCGCAGCCAAAGGCAAAATCACAACTGCACTCCGCATCAAAATCAAATTTCTCCACGAACATCTTAATACCGCCCTGCTCGATGCCCACCGTACCATCGAAACCAGTCTCAATCGAGTTAAGGACAAACTTCATTTTGATCTTTCCTCGCTCCAGGCCAGCCGCACAGCCACTCAGCGATTGCTTGACACCATCAAAGACCAGTTACTCAAGGAGGAAGCCATCAGCATCTCGGCCTCGGACTATTTTGCCATCGGCTCGGCAGCATTCGACAATAATCTCCGGCTCTTTGATCAACTGACCCAAGCGTTAAAGAAGGATTTACAGCAACGCGCACCCTCCCTCAAATCCGCCCATCTGCGGTCGATATTCTTCTGTGCAGGGCTGATGGCGGCCTCATCTGCCACTGGCTGGTGGTTACTGAGTTAG